One Fuerstiella marisgermanici DNA window includes the following coding sequences:
- a CDS encoding RimK family alpha-L-glutamate ligase, giving the protein MKLAILSRSLGCYSTRRLKEAALQRGHKVKVLNTIRFSIDLEQGSPDLYFRSKQLSNYDAVLPRIGASITYFGTAVVRQFEQMDVFCANSSAGITNSRDKLRSLQILSKHHIGIPETTFVRDRKDVLPSIERIGGAPVIIKLLQGTQGVGVILADSAKVAEAIIETLQSTQQNVLVQKFVAESKGRDIRAFVVGDQVVGAMRRVAQGSEFRSNVHRGGHTERVELDSTYTETAVRAAQIMGLRVAGVDMLEGNDGPQVMEVNSSPGLEGIEGCTQLDIAGAVIDYIAAQVDFPEVDIRQRLTVSRGYGVAELHIPEGSDYVGKRIADSGLHEQDINVLTLYRGTTVIPNPKHSRELEATDRLLCFGKLESMKRLIPEKTRKRRKPKVKKLPDDAHPTEPSGSGSN; this is encoded by the coding sequence ATGAAACTCGCCATCCTCTCCCGCAGCCTGGGTTGTTACAGCACAAGACGACTTAAAGAAGCCGCTCTGCAGCGCGGCCACAAAGTCAAAGTGTTGAATACCATCCGGTTTTCCATCGATCTCGAACAGGGAAGCCCGGACCTGTACTTTCGGTCCAAGCAGCTTTCCAACTACGACGCCGTTCTGCCGAGGATTGGTGCCTCCATCACGTACTTCGGTACCGCTGTTGTTCGCCAGTTCGAACAGATGGATGTCTTTTGCGCGAACTCGTCGGCCGGCATCACGAACTCACGCGACAAGCTTCGTAGTCTGCAGATTTTGAGCAAGCATCATATCGGAATTCCGGAAACAACGTTCGTCCGCGACCGGAAAGACGTGTTGCCGTCTATCGAACGGATCGGCGGTGCGCCCGTTATTATCAAGCTGCTGCAGGGGACTCAGGGCGTCGGTGTGATTCTTGCCGACTCGGCCAAGGTTGCAGAAGCGATCATTGAAACGTTGCAAAGCACGCAGCAGAACGTCCTGGTGCAGAAATTCGTTGCCGAAAGCAAGGGCCGCGACATTCGAGCATTCGTGGTGGGCGATCAGGTGGTCGGTGCGATGCGGCGAGTTGCTCAGGGATCAGAATTCCGCAGCAATGTGCATCGCGGTGGGCATACCGAACGAGTGGAGCTGGACTCAACGTATACCGAAACGGCTGTTCGAGCGGCTCAGATCATGGGGCTGCGAGTTGCCGGTGTGGACATGCTGGAAGGCAACGATGGGCCTCAAGTGATGGAGGTCAATTCTTCACCAGGGCTTGAAGGCATCGAAGGCTGTACTCAACTGGACATCGCTGGAGCCGTCATCGATTACATTGCGGCTCAGGTGGACTTTCCGGAAGTCGACATTCGGCAACGGTTGACGGTGAGTCGTGGCTACGGGGTTGCCGAATTGCACATCCCTGAAGGTTCGGACTACGTGGGAAAACGCATTGCGGATTCCGGATTGCACGAACAGGACATCAACGTCCTGACGTTGTATCGCGGTACAACAGTGATCCCGAATCCAAAGCATTCACGCGAACTGGAAGCGACCGATCGGTTGCTGTGCTTCGGAAAACTGGAATCCATGAAGCGACTTATCCCCGAAAAAACGCGGAAGCGTCGAAAGCCAAAAGTTAAAAAACTGCCGGATGACGCTCACCCGACAGAGCCTTCCGGATCCGGTTCAAACTAA
- a CDS encoding succinylglutamate desuccinylase/aspartoacylase family protein, translating into MASPLLQRKSVDDWNGTKVPPGESQDIDLAITESYSGMTLRIPLHVRRGKEEGPTVFVSAALHGDEINGTGAVRSLLMAPDFEVTRGSVILIPVLNLLAFDRHSRYLPDRRDLNRCFPGTSRGSLASRMARVVFTEIVARSDFGIDLHTAALRRTNYPNIRGNMSIPAVRTLAEAFGSELIVNGVGPKRSLRREATAAGCPTIILEGGEVWKVEPSIVEASVRGICNVLRHMKMIEGEPITPDYQVVIEETKWLRAESGGFLQFHVKPGDIVKKDQPISTNASLLGHEQSVLTAPFDAVIIGMTTIPAVSPGEPICHLGKLPDGIQPASLRRQRKEGDGMESRLVDELASNVMVVKRKPNAESGENELPS; encoded by the coding sequence GTGGCTTCACCCCTGCTACAGCGTAAATCGGTCGACGACTGGAACGGCACTAAAGTTCCCCCCGGTGAATCTCAGGACATCGATCTGGCGATCACTGAGAGTTACAGCGGCATGACGCTGCGGATTCCTCTGCACGTGCGTCGAGGTAAAGAAGAAGGCCCAACCGTATTCGTTTCTGCCGCGTTACACGGTGACGAAATCAACGGCACGGGAGCCGTCCGGTCACTGTTGATGGCACCGGACTTTGAAGTGACCCGTGGCAGCGTGATTCTGATTCCGGTTTTGAATCTGCTGGCCTTCGATCGCCACTCTCGCTACCTGCCAGACCGCCGCGACCTGAACCGTTGTTTTCCAGGCACGTCGAGAGGCAGCCTGGCAAGTCGCATGGCGCGAGTCGTGTTCACGGAAATCGTGGCTCGCAGCGACTTCGGCATCGACCTGCATACGGCGGCTCTGCGGCGCACCAACTATCCGAACATCCGCGGCAATATGTCGATCCCTGCGGTGCGCACATTGGCAGAAGCTTTCGGCAGCGAATTGATCGTGAACGGAGTTGGGCCCAAACGATCATTGCGCCGTGAAGCGACGGCCGCCGGGTGTCCGACCATCATTCTGGAAGGCGGCGAAGTCTGGAAGGTTGAACCGTCCATTGTCGAAGCGTCGGTCCGCGGCATCTGCAATGTTCTGCGGCACATGAAGATGATCGAAGGCGAACCGATCACTCCCGATTACCAGGTCGTGATTGAGGAAACGAAGTGGTTGCGTGCAGAGAGTGGCGGCTTCCTGCAGTTTCATGTAAAACCTGGCGACATCGTGAAGAAGGATCAGCCGATTTCGACTAATGCCAGTCTGCTGGGGCATGAACAAAGCGTTCTGACCGCTCCGTTTGATGCGGTCATTATTGGTATGACGACCATTCCCGCTGTGAGTCCCGGCGAACCGATTTGCCATCTGGGCAAACTGCCCGACGGCATTCAGCCAGCCAGCCTGCGGCGACAGCGGAAAGAGGGTGACGGTATGGAGTCGCGCCTCGTCGACGAACTGGCGTCGAACGTCATGGTTGTGAAACGCAAGCCAAACGCGGAATCCGGCGAAAATGAGCTGCCCAGCTAA
- a CDS encoding RNA polymerase sigma factor produces MQELTPKPDAESLNDRDLLRRFLLDSDEAAFAEIVQRHQGLVMGVCRRVIGNTADVDDAFQATFIALARRPKQIRKAVSLSSWLYTVAWRTSVRLVRQRRKHPVEELTQHPPDRQSEALDKIANAQDCVVLDEELNFLPSKYREVLVMTYFANQTSQQIADQLNVSKGTVDGRIRQARNILRVRLARRGVAIGVLAVAATMSTGASAAASPALLQSTLQLGAQTLSGSVPGTTDLSHLEPLIRPETIMASSKLILGSMLCATAVVGLVAANGAPLGMGDDESPKVESAVSEDSGDSTTGDDPFGGGSAADHSVVILGAADAAATKVADAARGAAKFTPYAADARPVEKWMHEVLDKPVSGLDFQGEVPLSEVLEVIGRYFTSEYGEKEGEKFAMAFHADKAELSIVGLDGLDGVLVSDIDFDGMTLRNALKLIFDQTDDAANSLASEPLTYVIKNEVMLVTTVQKAESDDMLVTRVYHVGELLNLDYANGLTGAGPKGGAGFFSIPANAAQLGGGDGGAGMDGGGGGQPPTPPTLATLVMEMTSPPCRWLELDGEGGAIRIVGQTLVVRQTPKGHEEVVRLLNLLYESAVDQQ; encoded by the coding sequence ATGCAGGAACTCACACCGAAACCTGATGCCGAATCCCTCAACGACCGCGACCTTCTGCGCCGGTTCCTTTTGGATTCTGACGAAGCCGCGTTCGCGGAAATTGTGCAGCGGCATCAGGGGCTGGTGATGGGGGTTTGTCGGCGAGTCATCGGCAACACGGCCGACGTTGACGATGCGTTTCAGGCGACATTTATCGCGTTGGCTCGGCGGCCGAAACAAATTCGGAAGGCCGTTTCTCTTTCAAGCTGGTTGTACACCGTCGCATGGCGGACCAGCGTGCGTTTGGTAAGACAACGCAGGAAGCACCCCGTGGAAGAACTCACCCAACATCCGCCCGACCGGCAATCCGAAGCGCTCGACAAAATCGCGAACGCTCAGGACTGCGTGGTGCTGGATGAGGAACTGAATTTTCTGCCGTCGAAGTATCGTGAAGTGCTGGTGATGACGTACTTCGCAAATCAAACCAGTCAGCAAATTGCCGATCAGCTTAACGTGAGCAAAGGCACCGTCGACGGTCGCATCCGACAGGCTCGCAACATCCTGCGAGTCCGTCTGGCTCGACGCGGTGTGGCCATCGGCGTGTTGGCGGTGGCGGCCACGATGAGTACCGGTGCCAGTGCGGCGGCGTCACCGGCTCTGCTTCAATCAACTCTTCAACTGGGTGCTCAAACACTCAGCGGTTCCGTTCCGGGAACCACCGACCTTTCCCATCTCGAACCTCTTATTCGACCGGAGACGATTATGGCCAGTTCAAAACTGATTCTTGGCAGCATGTTGTGTGCGACTGCTGTTGTGGGACTTGTGGCTGCGAACGGTGCGCCGTTGGGCATGGGCGACGATGAGTCACCGAAGGTCGAATCGGCCGTCTCGGAAGATTCGGGTGATTCGACCACCGGCGATGATCCGTTTGGTGGCGGCAGTGCTGCTGATCATTCAGTCGTGATATTAGGTGCGGCGGATGCCGCGGCGACGAAAGTTGCGGATGCAGCAAGGGGTGCGGCAAAATTCACGCCGTATGCTGCAGACGCTCGGCCGGTTGAAAAATGGATGCACGAAGTGCTTGATAAGCCTGTCAGCGGCCTTGACTTTCAAGGAGAGGTACCGCTGTCGGAGGTTCTGGAAGTCATTGGTAGATACTTCACGAGCGAATACGGTGAGAAGGAAGGTGAAAAGTTCGCGATGGCTTTCCACGCCGACAAGGCTGAGCTGTCAATAGTGGGCCTGGATGGACTGGATGGCGTCTTGGTTTCCGACATCGATTTCGACGGAATGACTCTTCGTAACGCGCTCAAGCTAATCTTTGACCAAACGGATGACGCCGCCAATTCCCTGGCGTCAGAGCCCCTGACGTACGTCATCAAAAATGAAGTGATGCTCGTTACGACTGTGCAGAAAGCTGAGTCTGACGATATGCTCGTCACCAGAGTCTATCATGTTGGAGAACTGCTGAATCTGGATTATGCAAACGGGCTCACAGGAGCCGGTCCCAAAGGCGGTGCAGGTTTCTTCTCCATTCCAGCGAATGCCGCACAGTTGGGCGGTGGCGATGGCGGAGCGGGAATGGACGGCGGTGGAGGCGGTCAACCCCCAACGCCACCAACTCTCGCCACGCTCGTCATGGAAATGACGTCGCCTCCCTGCCGCTGGCTGGAGCTTGATGGTGAAGGTGGAGCGATCCGCATCGTTGGCCAGACACTCGTGGTTCGCCAAACACCCAAAGGCCACGAAGAAGTTGTTCGCCTGCTGAACCTGCTTTACGAATCAGCGGTCGATCAGCAATAG
- a CDS encoding DNA-3-methyladenine glycosylase, protein MPINEPITQDFYARSVVDVARDLLGKLLCRRSRSGMTVGRIVETEAYLAEGDSASHSFKGISRKNASMFGPPGRAYVYTIHARQCVNVVTEEQGTASAVLIRAVEPLLGIPHMQQRRRTEKLRDLCRGPARLCEAFDIGRDLDGWNLSTGRRLWIAATENVKPSIAVSQRIGVTSAAERELRFFEMGSSFVSGPAKLNLSRRADSTKPPE, encoded by the coding sequence ATGCCCATTAACGAGCCAATAACTCAGGACTTCTACGCACGCAGTGTTGTTGACGTCGCTCGTGACCTGCTGGGCAAGCTCCTGTGTCGGCGCAGTCGTTCAGGAATGACCGTTGGCCGTATTGTGGAAACCGAAGCGTATCTGGCAGAAGGCGATTCGGCCTCTCATTCGTTCAAAGGCATCAGCCGGAAAAACGCCAGCATGTTCGGGCCACCTGGCCGAGCGTATGTTTACACCATACATGCTCGGCAGTGTGTGAATGTCGTAACGGAAGAGCAGGGCACCGCGTCGGCAGTTTTGATCCGAGCCGTCGAGCCACTGCTTGGCATCCCACACATGCAGCAGCGTCGACGGACGGAAAAGCTGAGAGACCTGTGCCGCGGCCCGGCTCGACTGTGCGAAGCGTTCGACATCGGCCGCGACCTTGATGGCTGGAACTTATCAACTGGCCGTCGTCTTTGGATCGCTGCTACGGAAAACGTAAAGCCATCGATTGCCGTTTCTCAGCGAATCGGCGTAACATCAGCGGCTGAGCGTGAGCTGCGTTTCTTTGAGATGGGCAGCTCGTTTGTCAGCGGCCCGGCGAAACTGAATCTGAGTCGTAGGGCCGATTCGACTAAACCGCCAGAATGA
- a CDS encoding SDR family NAD(P)-dependent oxidoreductase, giving the protein MSFADLSNKRIVVTGSSSGIGRAIALECARAGAEVVVSYRRSKTGAVQTAQEVEDLGRTASIFQVDISDRLSRHAFVDECFKFGPVDAIVNNAGADLLTGELKHLDYAVKLQMLLDIDITGTIEMSRSFGERFADQGHGSILNIGWDQSDRGMEGDSGELFAAAKNAIMGFTRSLSLSLAPSVRVNCIAPGWIKTAWGEETSDYWQQRVMDETPLKRWGTPQDVANMARYLLSNDAAYITGQVINVNGGAVR; this is encoded by the coding sequence ATGTCATTCGCAGACCTCAGCAACAAACGCATCGTCGTCACTGGTTCCTCAAGCGGCATCGGGCGAGCCATCGCTCTGGAATGCGCTCGAGCCGGCGCCGAAGTTGTCGTCAGCTACCGGCGGTCCAAAACCGGAGCCGTCCAGACCGCTCAGGAAGTCGAAGATCTGGGACGCACGGCCTCAATCTTCCAGGTGGACATTTCCGACCGGCTATCCCGGCACGCGTTTGTCGACGAATGCTTCAAGTTCGGTCCGGTCGACGCCATCGTGAACAACGCTGGCGCTGATTTGCTGACAGGGGAACTCAAGCACCTCGACTACGCCGTCAAACTACAGATGCTGCTGGACATCGACATCACAGGAACGATCGAAATGTCTCGATCCTTCGGAGAGCGATTTGCGGACCAGGGGCACGGCAGCATCCTGAATATCGGCTGGGATCAGTCCGATCGAGGCATGGAAGGCGACAGCGGTGAACTGTTTGCCGCCGCCAAGAACGCCATCATGGGCTTCACACGATCGTTGTCATTGAGCCTCGCTCCATCCGTGCGAGTCAACTGCATTGCTCCGGGCTGGATCAAAACGGCGTGGGGCGAAGAAACCAGCGACTACTGGCAGCAGCGAGTTATGGACGAAACGCCGCTGAAACGCTGGGGCACACCTCAGGATGTCGCCAACATGGCTCGCTATTTGTTAAGCAACGACGCCGCCTACATCACCGGCCAGGTCATCAACGTTAACGGCGGCGCTGTCCGCTAA